The window TACCCGCCTGGCGAAGGAGTTAGGCTGATGCGCTTCTCTCTTCCTCGCCCGAAAATGCCGCGCCTGCCAGGATTTGGCATCCTGGTGTGGATCTCGTCGGCGTTAAAGGGTTGGGTCATGGGCTCCCGGGACAAAGATTCCGATAGCCTGGTGATGTACGACCGCATGCTGCTCTGGCTCACGCTGGGGCTGGCGGCGATTGGCTTTATTATGGTTACCTCGGCCTCGATGCCTGTCGGGCAGCGTCTGGCTAACGATCCCTTCCTGTTCGCTAAGCGTGACGGGCTGTATATCATCCTGGCGTTCTGTCTGGCGATGGTGACGCTGCGTCTGCCGATGGCTTTCTGGCAGCGTCACAGTACCGCGATGCTGATCGCCTCGATCGTCATGCTGCTGATCGTGCTGGTGGTCGGGAGCTCGGTGAACGGGGCATCGCGCTGGATTGCCTTCGGCCCGCTGCGTATTCAGCCTGCGGAATTTACCAAGCTGTCGCTGTTCTGTTACCTCGCCAACTACCTGGTGCGTAAGGTGGATGAGGTTCGTAACAACCTGCGCGGCTTCTTAAAACCGATGGGCGTGATCCTGGTACTGGCGGTTCTGCTGCTGGCCCAGCCTGACCTCGGGACCGTGGTCGTACTGTTCGTTACCACCCTGGCGATGCTGTTCCTGGCCGGAGCGAAACTCTGGCAGTTCATCGCCATCATCGGGATGGGAATTTCCGCAGTGGTGCTGCTGATCCTCGCTGAACCCTATCGTATCCGTCGTGTAACCTCTTTCTGGAACCCGTGGGAAGATCCCTTCGGCAGCGGCTATCAGCTGACCCAGTCATTGATGGCCTTTGGCCGCGGTGAAGTGTGGGGGCAGGGGCTGGGAAATTCAGTGCAAAAACTGGAGTATTTACCCGAGGCGCACACCGACTTCATCTTCTCCATTATTGGGGAAGAACTGGGTTATATCGGTGTGGTACTGGCACTTTTAATGGTATTCTTCGTGGCTTTCCGTGCGATGTCGATCGGCCGGAAAGCACTGGTTATCGACCACCGTTTCTCGGGCTTTTTAGCCTGTTCAATCGGTATCTGGTTCAGTTTTCAGGCTTTAGTGAACGTGGGTGCCGCAGCAGGCATGCTCCCGACCAAAGGTCTGACGTTGCCGTTAATCAGTTATGGTGGCTCGAGTCTGCTGATCATGTCGACCGCCATCATGTTTTTGCTACGTATAGATTATGAAACGCGTCTGGAAAATGCCCAGGCGTTTACACGAGGTTCACGATGAATCAACCGAAGCGGTTAATGGTGATGGCAGGCGGTACCGGTGGACATGTGTTCCCGGGACTGGCGGTTGCGCACCATTTAATGGATCAGGGCTGGCAGGTACGCTGGCTGGGAACCGCAGACCGCATGGAGGCCGATCTGGTGCCGAAGCACGGGATTGAGATCGACTTTATCCATATCTCTGGCCTGCGCGGCAAGGGCGTTAAAGCCCTGCTGCTGGCGCCGGTGCGTATTTTCAACGCCTGGCGTCAGGCGCGGGCGATCATGAAGCGCTTTAAGCCGGACGTGGTGCTGGGAATGGGCGGTTATGTCTCCGGGCCTGGCGGGCTGGCGGCGTGGTCGCTGGGTATCCCGGTGGTGCTGCATGAGCAGAACGGTATTGCCGGCCTGACCAATAAGTGGCTCTCCCGCATCGCCAGCAAAGTGATGCAGGCGTTCCCCGGCGCGTTTCCGAAGGCCGACGTGGTGGGTAACCCGGTACGCGTAGACGTACTGGCGCTGCCGTTGCCGCAGGAACGGCTTGTCGGACGCGAAGGTCCGGTGCGCGTGTTGGTGGTAGGCGGCTCACAGGGGGCGCGCATTCTGAACCAGACGCTGCCGCAGGTGGCGTCAAAGCTCGGTGACGCGGTGACCATCTGGCATCAGAGCGGGAAGGGCGGCCAGCAGACGGTCGAACAGGCCTATGCCGACGCGGGTCAGCCGCAGCATAAAGTGACTGAATTTATCGACGACATGGCGGCGGCGTATGCCTGGGCCGATGTCGTGGTCTGCCGCTCCGGCGCGCTGACGGTGAGCGAAATTGCCGCCGCAGGTTTACCGGCGCTGTTTGTGCCCTTCCAGCACAAAGACCGTCAGCAGTACTGGAATGCGTTGCCGCTAGAGAAAGCCGGTGCCGCGAAAATTTTTGAACAGCCGCAGTTTACCGCAGACGCGGTCGCCACCACCCTGGCGGGCTGGAACCGGGAGACATTACTGGAGATGGCGCAGCACGCACGTGCCGCAGCGATCCCGGATGCAACGGAGCGGGTGGCGAAAGAAGTGAGCCTGGCAGCCCAGGTTTAACCCTCGCAGCGCGTGTTGCGCTGCACGAATTTTTTGAAGTAGTCGATGGCGTTTAGAGAATGAATACACAACAACTGGCGAAACTGCGTTCAATCGTGCCCGAGATGCGTCGCGTCCGGCACATTCATTTTGTTGGCATCGGCGGCGCCGGTATGGGCGGTATTGCCGAAGTGCTGGCGAATGAAGGCTACCAGATCAGCGGTTCCGATCTGGCGCCGAACCCTGTTACGCAACAGTTGGCGTCGCTTGGTGCGACCATCTATTTTAACCATCGCCCGGAAAACGTCCTTGATGCCAGCGTGGTCGTGGTCTCCAGCGCCATCTCTGCCGACAACCCGGAAATCGTTGCCGCACACGAGGCGCGTATCCCGGTGATCCGTCGTGCGGAGATGCTGGCCGAGCTGATGCGTTTTCGTCACGGTATCGCCATTGCCGGTACTCACGGTAAAACCACCACCACGGCGATGGTCTCCAGTATTTATGCCGAAGCGGGCCTCGATCCGACTTTCGTCAACGGCGGCCTGGTGAAAGCCGCGGGCGTGCACGCGCGCCTGGGCCACAGCCGTTATCTGATTGCCGAAGCAGATGAAAGTGACGCGTCCTTCCTGCATCTGCAGCCGATGGTGGCGATTGTCACCAACATCGAAGCCGACCATATGGATACCTACCAGGGTGACTTCGAAAATTTAAAGCAAACCTTTATAAACTTTCTCCACAATCTGCCGTTTTATGGACGGGCGGTGATGTGCGTTGACGATCCGGTGATCCGCGAGCTGCTGCCGCGCGTCGGTCGTCAGATCACCACCTACGGTTTCAGCGAAGATGCCGACGTCCGTGTGGAAAGTTACAAGCAGATTGGGGCGCAGGGGCATTTCACTCTCGCGCGTCAGGATAAAGAGCTGCTGCAGGTAACGCTGAATGCGCCAGGCCGTCACAACGCCCTGAACGCGGCGGCGGCCGTAGCGGTCGCAACAGAAGAAGGCATTGACGACGAAGATATTTTGCGGGCGCTGGAAAGCTTCCAGGGCACCGGTCGTCGTTTTGATTTCCTCGGCGAGTTCCCGCTCGAAACCGTTAACGGCAAAAGCGGAACCGCGATGCTGGTTGATGACTACGGCCATCACCCGACCGAAGTGGATGCGACGATCAAAGCGGCGCGCGCGGGCTGGCCGGACAAAAATCTGGTTATGCTGTTCCAGCCGCACCGTTATACCCGTACCCGCGATCTGTACGACGATTTCGCTAACGTGCTGTCACAGGTAGATGCCTTGCTGATGCTGGATGTTTACTCTGCGGGCGAAGCGGCCATTCCGGGGGCAGACAGTCGCTCTCTGTGCCGTACTATTCGCGGCCGCGGTAAGATTGACCCGATCCTGGTCTCCGACCATGCTCAGGCGGCAGCGATGCTGGCTCCAGTATTGACCGGCAATGATTTGATTCTGGTGCAGGGTGCAGGAAATATCGGCAAGATCGCCCGTACGCTGGCTGAAATCAAACTTAAGCCGCAAATTTCGGAGGAAGAGCATCATGGCTGATAAGATTGCGGTCCTGTCCGGCGGCACCTCTGCTGAGCGCGAGGTTTCCCTGAATTCCGGCGCTGCGGTGCTGGCAGGGCTTCGCGAAGGCGGTATTAATGCGCATCTGGTCGATCCGAAAGAGACTGACGTGACGCGCCTGAAAGAGATGGGCTTTGCTAAAGTCTTTATCGCGCTGCACGGGCGCGGCGGAGAAGACGGTACGCTGCAGGGCCTGCTGGACATCATCGGTCTGCCTTATACCGGCAGTGGCGTGATGGCCTCGGCCATCTCCATGGACAAACTGCGCAGCAAATTGCTGTGGCAGGGGGCCGGTTTACCGGTAGCGCCGTGGGTAGCACTGACCCGTCGTGAATTTGAGCTGGGCCTTGACGCCAGCGTTAAGGAACGTATCGCGGCGCTGGGATTGCCGGTGATTGTGAAACCCAGCCGTGAAGGCTCAAGCGTAGGAATGTCTAAAGTTGATAAAGCAGGCGATATATCATCTGCATTAGCGTTGGCATTTCAACACGATGAAGAAGTTTTGATTGAAAAATGGCTCAACGGACCGGAATTTACCGTTGCGATGCTCGGGGAAGAAATTTTACCGTCAATTCGTATCCAACCAGCCGGAACCTTCTATGATTATGAGGCGAAGTATCTCTCTGATGAGACGCAATATTTCTGCCCAAGTGGTCTGGAAGCGGAGCGCGAAGCCCTTTTAAACGCTCTGGTGCTTAAAGCCTGGCAAGTTCTGGGCTGCCGCGGCTGGGGACGTATCGACGTTATGCTGGATAGCGATGGGCAGTTTTATCTGCTGGAAGCCAATACTTCGCCGGGAATGACCAGTCATAGCCTGGTGCCGATGGCGGCGCGCCAGGCGGGAATGAGCTTCTCGCAGTTAGTGGTTCGCATTCTGGACCAGGCGGGCTGATATGTCTCAGGCTGCGCTGAACACGCGAAACCGTGAGGAAGAAGAAGAGTATTCCTCTTCGCGGCGGAGTAATGGAACGCGTCTTGCAGGGATTACCTTCCTGCTCGCCGTGCTGTGTACGGTGTTTGTCAGCGGCTGGATGGTGCTCGGCTGGATGGAAGATGCACAACGTCTGCCTCTGTCGAAACTGGTCGTGACGGGTGACCGTCACTACACGCGTAATGATGATATCCGGCAGTCGATTCTGGCATTGGGATCGCCCGGCACCTTCATGACGCAGGACGTGAACATTATCCAGAGCCAGATTGAACGCTTGCCATGGATTAAACAGGCGAGCGTCAGAAAGCAGTGGCCGGATGAATTGAAGATTCATCTGGTTGAATATGTACCCATTGCGCGTTGGAATGATCAGCATATGGTTGACGTAGATGGAATTTCTTTCAGCGTCCCGGCCGATCGTGTCAGCAAGCAAAATTTACCCATGTTGTATGGTCCGGAAGGCAGCGAAAACGAAGTGCTGGAAGGTTTCCGTAACATGGGGCAGGTGCTGGCTAAAGATCGTTTTACCCTGAAGCAAGCCGCGATGACGGCGCGTCGTTCCTGGCAGTTGACGCTGACGAACGACATTAAGCTGAATCTTGGCCGGGGTGACACGATGAAGCGTCTGGCCCGTTTTGTAGAACTTTATCCCGTTCTGCAGCAGCAGGGGCAGGCTGAAGGCAAAAGGATTAGCTACGTTGATTTGCGCTATGACTCAGGCGCATCGGTCGGGTGGATCCCGGCGCCGGTTGAGGAACCTAATCAGCAACAGAATCAGGCTCAGGTACAGGCAGAATAACAATGATCAAGGCGACGGACAGAAAACTGGTAGTAGGACTGGAGATTGGCACTGCGAAGGTTGCCGCTTTAGTAGGGGAAGTTCTGCCCGACGGTATGGTCAATATCATTGGTGTGGGTAGCTGCCCGTCTCGTGGTATGGATAAAGGTGGGGTAAACGACCTCGAGTCGGTGGTGAAATGCGTTCAGCGCGCCATCGATCAGGCCGAACTGATGGCAGATTGCCAGATTTCCTCCGTGTATCTGGCGCTCTCTGGCAAGCATATCAGCTGCCAGAACGAGA of the Leclercia sp. AS011 genome contains:
- the ftsQ gene encoding cell division protein FtsQ, with the translated sequence MSQAALNTRNREEEEEYSSSRRSNGTRLAGITFLLAVLCTVFVSGWMVLGWMEDAQRLPLSKLVVTGDRHYTRNDDIRQSILALGSPGTFMTQDVNIIQSQIERLPWIKQASVRKQWPDELKIHLVEYVPIARWNDQHMVDVDGISFSVPADRVSKQNLPMLYGPEGSENEVLEGFRNMGQVLAKDRFTLKQAAMTARRSWQLTLTNDIKLNLGRGDTMKRLARFVELYPVLQQQGQAEGKRISYVDLRYDSGASVGWIPAPVEEPNQQQNQAQVQAE
- the murC gene encoding UDP-N-acetylmuramate--L-alanine ligase, coding for MNTQQLAKLRSIVPEMRRVRHIHFVGIGGAGMGGIAEVLANEGYQISGSDLAPNPVTQQLASLGATIYFNHRPENVLDASVVVVSSAISADNPEIVAAHEARIPVIRRAEMLAELMRFRHGIAIAGTHGKTTTTAMVSSIYAEAGLDPTFVNGGLVKAAGVHARLGHSRYLIAEADESDASFLHLQPMVAIVTNIEADHMDTYQGDFENLKQTFINFLHNLPFYGRAVMCVDDPVIRELLPRVGRQITTYGFSEDADVRVESYKQIGAQGHFTLARQDKELLQVTLNAPGRHNALNAAAAVAVATEEGIDDEDILRALESFQGTGRRFDFLGEFPLETVNGKSGTAMLVDDYGHHPTEVDATIKAARAGWPDKNLVMLFQPHRYTRTRDLYDDFANVLSQVDALLMLDVYSAGEAAIPGADSRSLCRTIRGRGKIDPILVSDHAQAAAMLAPVLTGNDLILVQGAGNIGKIARTLAEIKLKPQISEEEHHG
- a CDS encoding D-alanine--D-alanine ligase is translated as MADKIAVLSGGTSAEREVSLNSGAAVLAGLREGGINAHLVDPKETDVTRLKEMGFAKVFIALHGRGGEDGTLQGLLDIIGLPYTGSGVMASAISMDKLRSKLLWQGAGLPVAPWVALTRREFELGLDASVKERIAALGLPVIVKPSREGSSVGMSKVDKAGDISSALALAFQHDEEVLIEKWLNGPEFTVAMLGEEILPSIRIQPAGTFYDYEAKYLSDETQYFCPSGLEAEREALLNALVLKAWQVLGCRGWGRIDVMLDSDGQFYLLEANTSPGMTSHSLVPMAARQAGMSFSQLVVRILDQAG
- the murG gene encoding undecaprenyldiphospho-muramoylpentapeptide beta-N-acetylglucosaminyltransferase yields the protein MNQPKRLMVMAGGTGGHVFPGLAVAHHLMDQGWQVRWLGTADRMEADLVPKHGIEIDFIHISGLRGKGVKALLLAPVRIFNAWRQARAIMKRFKPDVVLGMGGYVSGPGGLAAWSLGIPVVLHEQNGIAGLTNKWLSRIASKVMQAFPGAFPKADVVGNPVRVDVLALPLPQERLVGREGPVRVLVVGGSQGARILNQTLPQVASKLGDAVTIWHQSGKGGQQTVEQAYADAGQPQHKVTEFIDDMAAAYAWADVVVCRSGALTVSEIAAAGLPALFVPFQHKDRQQYWNALPLEKAGAAKIFEQPQFTADAVATTLAGWNRETLLEMAQHARAAAIPDATERVAKEVSLAAQV
- the ftsW gene encoding cell division protein FtsW, which gives rise to MRFSLPRPKMPRLPGFGILVWISSALKGWVMGSRDKDSDSLVMYDRMLLWLTLGLAAIGFIMVTSASMPVGQRLANDPFLFAKRDGLYIILAFCLAMVTLRLPMAFWQRHSTAMLIASIVMLLIVLVVGSSVNGASRWIAFGPLRIQPAEFTKLSLFCYLANYLVRKVDEVRNNLRGFLKPMGVILVLAVLLLAQPDLGTVVVLFVTTLAMLFLAGAKLWQFIAIIGMGISAVVLLILAEPYRIRRVTSFWNPWEDPFGSGYQLTQSLMAFGRGEVWGQGLGNSVQKLEYLPEAHTDFIFSIIGEELGYIGVVLALLMVFFVAFRAMSIGRKALVIDHRFSGFLACSIGIWFSFQALVNVGAAAGMLPTKGLTLPLISYGGSSLLIMSTAIMFLLRIDYETRLENAQAFTRGSR